Proteins from a single region of Gemmatimonadota bacterium:
- a CDS encoding iron-containing alcohol dehydrogenase: MNKDTAFQMGASNLRFGVGTTREIGMDLSDMGLKRVLVITDPNLVDLPPVQTARESLESEGIEYDLFNRVRVEPTDVSFKDAIAIATEGAYEGYVAIGGGSSIDTAKAANLFATYPDDFFAYINAPIGQGKPVPGPVKPLFAIPTTAGTGSETTGVAIMDLSDRHVKTGIAHRYLKPDLAIVDPENTRTMPPSIAAATGLDVLCHALESFTAIPYTERPRPHRPIERPAYQGANPISDMWALKAIEMTTQYLPRAVRNPDDDEARAQMILAASLAGIGFGNAGVHLCHGMSYPVSGMVRDFKPKGMITDHAIIPHGMSVVLNAPPVFRFTGPARPDRHLRAAQIMGADISSASPDEAGHILADQIVALMKQLEVPNGLSAIGFTESDIPALVEGTLPQHRVTKLSPRPATAEDLENLFKDAMVAW; encoded by the coding sequence ATGAACAAAGACACCGCATTTCAAATGGGCGCCTCAAACCTGCGATTCGGGGTGGGAACAACGCGAGAGATCGGCATGGACCTGTCCGACATGGGCCTCAAGCGCGTCCTCGTCATCACCGATCCCAACCTCGTCGATCTCCCCCCCGTTCAAACCGCGAGAGAGAGCCTGGAATCCGAAGGCATAGAATACGATTTGTTCAACCGCGTGCGCGTGGAACCCACAGATGTCTCTTTCAAAGACGCCATTGCCATCGCCACAGAAGGCGCTTACGAAGGCTATGTCGCCATCGGGGGGGGGTCATCTATCGACACGGCAAAAGCAGCCAACTTATTTGCAACCTATCCCGACGACTTCTTCGCCTATATCAACGCACCCATCGGCCAGGGCAAACCCGTTCCCGGCCCCGTCAAACCCCTCTTTGCCATACCCACCACAGCCGGCACGGGAAGCGAAACCACGGGCGTAGCCATTATGGACCTCTCTGACCGCCACGTCAAAACCGGCATCGCACACCGCTATCTCAAACCCGACCTCGCCATTGTCGATCCCGAAAACACGCGCACCATGCCGCCTTCTATCGCGGCGGCAACCGGCCTCGATGTCCTTTGCCACGCCCTCGAATCCTTCACTGCCATCCCCTATACCGAACGCCCCAGGCCCCATCGCCCAATCGAACGCCCCGCCTATCAGGGCGCCAATCCCATTTCCGACATGTGGGCACTCAAAGCCATTGAAATGACCACGCAATACCTGCCCCGCGCGGTTCGCAACCCCGATGACGACGAAGCCCGCGCGCAAATGATCCTCGCCGCATCGCTCGCCGGCATCGGCTTTGGCAATGCAGGCGTTCACCTCTGCCACGGCATGTCGTATCCCGTCTCAGGTATGGTGAGAGACTTCAAACCCAAAGGCATGATCACGGACCACGCCATCATCCCACACGGCATGTCCGTCGTCCTCAACGCCCCTCCCGTCTTTCGCTTCACAGGCCCCGCGCGTCCAGACCGCCACCTTCGGGCAGCACAAATTATGGGCGCAGACATCTCCAGCGCATCTCCCGACGAAGCGGGCCACATCCTCGCCGATCAAATCGTCGCCCTGATGAAACAACTCGAAGTACCCAATGGCCTGTCAGCAATCGGATTCACCGAAAGCGACATCCCCGCACTCGTCGAAGGCACCCTCCCCCAGCACCGCGTCACCAAACTCTCACCGCGTCCCGCAACAGCCGAAGACCTGGAGAACCTGTTCAAAGATGCGATGGTTGCATGGTGA
- a CDS encoding thioredoxin family protein produces the protein MQARRTLIALAFLFTTSSAFAGTVEVEGEGTPALYVVKVHADWCSSCKALVPILDEVRETMSAEPVLFLILDVTDEDRTGQARLLAAALGIEQHLKTNNKTGLVLIINPSDKALMETLTKENTADEMIGKIEGHIAATADEDMDMDM, from the coding sequence ATGCAAGCCCGACGCACCCTCATCGCCCTCGCCTTTTTATTCACCACATCTTCCGCCTTTGCAGGCACCGTCGAAGTAGAAGGCGAAGGCACGCCAGCCCTGTACGTGGTCAAAGTACACGCCGACTGGTGTAGCTCCTGCAAAGCACTGGTGCCCATTCTCGACGAAGTTCGAGAAACCATGTCTGCCGAGCCTGTTCTCTTTCTCATCCTGGACGTGACCGACGAAGACCGTACCGGCCAAGCTCGCCTGCTGGCTGCAGCCCTCGGCATAGAGCAACACCTCAAAACCAATAACAAGACCGGGCTGGTCCTGATCATCAACCCCTCAGATAAGGCCCTGATGGAAACCCTGACTAAGGAAAACACCGCCGATGAAATGATCGGCAAAATCGAGGGCCATATTGCCGCAACTGCGGACGAAGACATGGACATGGACATGTGA
- a CDS encoding ABC transporter permease produces MNHLSRFAPLIGLFAVYGLFAILGPDSFSSGRNLETIARQTAIVGTAALGMTLVIIAGGIDLSVGSIIALTTVTIAASLQADLSPPVAALVGILTGALCGLVNGLIITRFRVVPFIVTLGTLLLVRGIAKGLASEQKIDAPLTYLIDLLAALPQGAWWIFPPGVWLLIILALLTGGFLAYTRPGKHIVAIGSNENTARLCGIRVEATKLLVYALAGTSAGIAGLLQFSRLTVGDPTVAVGLELDVIAAVVIGGGSLSGGEGSVLGSVVGALIMTVIRSGCSQMGLPNWVQEIVTGIIIVIAVAVDRLRHRER; encoded by the coding sequence GTGAATCATCTATCGCGCTTTGCCCCTCTGATCGGCCTCTTTGCAGTGTACGGCCTATTCGCCATTCTCGGTCCCGACAGCTTTAGCAGTGGCCGCAACCTCGAAACCATCGCACGCCAAACCGCCATCGTCGGCACAGCAGCACTCGGCATGACCCTCGTCATCATTGCCGGAGGTATTGATCTTTCCGTCGGTTCCATCATAGCCCTGACCACTGTCACCATCGCCGCATCGCTCCAGGCGGACCTATCACCCCCTGTTGCCGCGCTCGTCGGCATACTCACAGGTGCACTGTGTGGCCTTGTCAACGGCCTGATCATCACCCGTTTTCGCGTCGTGCCCTTTATCGTCACACTCGGCACGCTACTGCTCGTGCGCGGCATTGCCAAAGGACTGGCCAGCGAACAAAAAATCGACGCCCCCCTCACCTATCTTATTGACCTGCTCGCAGCACTACCGCAAGGTGCGTGGTGGATATTCCCGCCCGGCGTATGGCTCCTCATCATCCTCGCCCTGCTCACCGGCGGATTCCTCGCCTATACCCGCCCCGGCAAACACATCGTCGCCATTGGATCCAATGAAAACACGGCTCGCCTGTGCGGTATCCGCGTCGAAGCCACCAAATTACTCGTCTATGCCCTCGCAGGAACGTCCGCGGGCATAGCCGGACTCCTCCAATTTTCGCGCCTCACCGTAGGCGATCCCACGGTCGCCGTTGGCCTCGAACTCGACGTCATCGCAGCCGTTGTCATCGGCGGGGGCAGCCTCTCGGGCGGCGAAGGCTCAGTACTCGGCAGCGTGGTCGGCGCATTGATCATGACCGTCATCCGATCTGGCTGTTCGCAAATGGGCTTGCCAAATTGGGTGCAAGAAATCGTCACCGGCATTATTATCGTCATCGCCGTGGCGGTCGATAGATTGAGACATCGCGAAAGATAG